From the Desulfosarcina sp. BuS5 genome, one window contains:
- a CDS encoding PilZ domain-containing protein has protein sequence MLEKIFVNENNIAVFICPECKKSRNVDVSKYKNLDKASKIKCSCPCGHSYNAILEKRKHYRKKTNFPGIYVNIISSIGANFLEEVGRGTLKVTDISRTGIQFTLNIQHDFSLHDKILVEFRLDDKQKTLIKKEVIIKNINGLKIGAEFFSIDPSDPSDKAIGFYLLK, from the coding sequence ATGTTGGAAAAAATATTTGTAAACGAAAATAATATAGCTGTTTTTATCTGCCCTGAATGTAAAAAATCAAGAAATGTTGATGTTTCAAAATACAAAAATCTTGACAAAGCTTCCAAAATTAAATGCAGTTGCCCCTGCGGGCATTCATATAACGCTATCCTGGAAAAAAGAAAACATTACAGAAAAAAAACGAATTTTCCCGGAATATATGTTAATATTATTTCCAGTATAGGTGCCAATTTTTTAGAGGAAGTGGGCCGCGGCACACTAAAGGTAACCGATATATCCCGCACAGGAATACAATTCACTCTGAATATTCAGCATGACTTTAGCCTTCATGATAAAATTCTTGTGGAATTCCGGCTGGACGATAAACAAAAAACATTGATAAAAAAAGAGGTTATAATAAAAAATATCAATGGGTTGAAAATAGGTGCCGAATTCTTCTCAATTGACCCATCGGACCCATCTGACAAAGCCATAGGGTTTTACCTTTTAAAATAA
- a CDS encoding type II toxin-antitoxin system Phd/YefM family antitoxin → MGKLMNILPISDLRQNAAKVLKKLRDNKEPIIITQRGRAAAVIIDIEAYEKSEHDKELLRLLAKGDKEIEIGEGYDLDTVLAEADLILSQEPS, encoded by the coding sequence ATGGGAAAACTTATGAATATCCTTCCGATAAGCGATTTGAGGCAGAACGCTGCCAAGGTCCTGAAAAAATTACGAGACAACAAGGAACCCATTATCATTACACAAAGAGGTCGGGCAGCTGCCGTCATAATCGATATCGAGGCGTATGAAAAATCTGAACACGATAAAGAGCTCCTTCGGCTTTTGGCTAAGGGAGATAAGGAAATAGAAATAGGAGAGGGTTATGATCTTGATACTGTTCTTGCTGAAGCCGATTTAATCCTATCCCAGGAGCCATCGTGA
- a CDS encoding trans-sulfuration enzyme family protein, with protein sequence MTKNKMSIETEIVHGQGCEYSTHMDLVPPIHPTSTFIFKDADHGAALFKGTEEGYIYTRISNPTINLLEKKMALLEGGESAAATSSGMSAIAAVALTLAKPGDNFITCNSIYGGTFALFNKHLRDLDIEPLFISPPDACSKELINDMINKKTKFLFMETPANPTLDIIDIKMWKSVARKRKLPLIVDNTFATPYLQNPLSLGADIVIHSATKYLSGHSDALGGIIIGSGNMINRIREEYIFHYGPVISPFNAWLILRGIKTLALRVKRQSDNAMSIAQWLQKHPAVINVYYPGIESGPGLRLAKKQMRGFGGMLSFEVKGGVEAGRKIMGRVKLALLAVSLGSCETLIQHPASMTHSTYTKQERAKAGITDGLIRLSIGIEAAADIISDLENVMQV encoded by the coding sequence ATGACAAAAAATAAAATGAGCATCGAAACAGAAATTGTCCACGGGCAAGGCTGTGAATATTCGACTCATATGGATCTCGTGCCGCCCATCCATCCCACATCAACATTCATATTTAAAGACGCAGATCATGGTGCCGCTCTATTCAAAGGTACAGAGGAAGGGTATATATATACCAGGATTTCCAATCCCACCATCAATCTGCTGGAGAAAAAGATGGCTTTACTGGAAGGCGGCGAATCCGCCGCTGCTACCTCTTCCGGCATGTCTGCCATTGCTGCGGTTGCGCTCACTTTGGCAAAACCGGGGGATAATTTTATTACATGTAACTCAATTTACGGAGGCACCTTTGCGCTTTTTAACAAACATTTGAGAGATCTTGATATTGAGCCGCTTTTTATATCACCCCCTGATGCCTGCTCAAAAGAGCTCATCAACGATATGATCAATAAAAAAACAAAATTTTTATTCATGGAAACCCCTGCAAATCCGACCTTGGATATTATCGATATTAAGATGTGGAAATCGGTTGCGCGTAAACGGAAACTACCTTTGATTGTAGACAATACTTTTGCAACACCTTATCTTCAGAACCCGTTAAGTTTAGGCGCGGACATCGTTATTCATTCCGCCACAAAATATCTTAGCGGGCACAGTGATGCTCTCGGAGGTATAATTATCGGATCCGGAAATATGATTAATAGAATCAGGGAAGAATATATTTTCCACTATGGCCCCGTTATAAGTCCGTTTAATGCGTGGCTGATCTTAAGGGGTATTAAAACCCTTGCGTTGAGGGTAAAAAGACAGAGTGACAACGCCATGAGTATTGCGCAATGGCTGCAAAAGCATCCTGCCGTAATAAATGTTTATTATCCTGGCATTGAATCAGGGCCCGGGCTCAGGCTGGCTAAAAAGCAGATGAGAGGATTCGGCGGTATGTTGTCATTTGAAGTAAAGGGCGGGGTAGAAGCAGGCCGGAAAATTATGGGCCGAGTTAAACTGGCCCTGCTTGCCGTCTCGCTTGGAAGTTGTGAAACCCTGATCCAGCATCCCGCCTCTATGACCCATTCAACCTATACTAAACAAGAAAGGGCCAAGGCCGGTATTACAGATGGATTAATAAGACTCTCAATCGGCATTGAAGCCGCGGCGGATATTATTTCAGATCTCGAAAACGTTATGCAGGTTTGA
- a CDS encoding PEP-CTERM sorting domain-containing protein, translated as MKKFSKILIGAVLGMFLVAWSSWAIPTLEITDGTNTLTFQDINGDGIVGSFGDIGIFNFYMSAGTTKPQDGSAAFPMMHVGGYATTNGSGTFTAKFSETDFGPLNSSITGFISSLNGFGGTQSLDVYYDTNNTLFGMGTQIADIDAINTSQLYNGILASNLFSLTMISTITLNNATGSFDNGVNPVPEPTTMLLLGVGLIGLAGASRKKIFKS; from the coding sequence ATGAAAAAATTTTCAAAAATTTTAATCGGAGCAGTTCTTGGTATGTTTCTGGTGGCCTGGAGTTCTTGGGCGATCCCGACACTTGAGATCACTGATGGAACAAATACTTTAACATTTCAAGATATAAATGGAGATGGGATTGTAGGTTCGTTTGGAGATATTGGTATCTTTAATTTTTATATGTCTGCCGGCACTACTAAACCGCAGGATGGCAGCGCTGCTTTCCCAATGATGCACGTAGGTGGATATGCGACCACAAATGGCAGCGGAACCTTTACTGCCAAATTTAGTGAAACTGATTTTGGTCCGCTTAATAGCTCAATCACCGGATTTATCTCAAGCCTGAATGGTTTTGGTGGTACGCAATCCTTAGATGTTTATTACGATACAAACAATACTCTGTTTGGCATGGGTACCCAAATTGCGGACATTGATGCAATAAACACATCTCAATTATATAATGGGATCCTGGCCAGTAATCTATTTTCCCTTACCATGATAAGCACAATAACATTAAATAACGCTACCGGTTCTTTTGACAACGGCGTAAACCCCGTACCCGAACCGACAACCATGCTGCTTCTCGGAGTTGGTCTGATCGGTTTGGCAGGCGCAAGCCGGAAAAAGATTTTTAAATCATAA
- a CDS encoding bifunctional proline dehydrogenase/L-glutamate gamma-semialdehyde dehydrogenase: MENLENIIAESTELAAKWQQRADQILSSKEKTYQKRFQRLLKHSIDKVVLTKIIDQCFRSVNTGRVAGRIRSLFQRYGIPHFFLWRERLLIRFFLLFGRFFHRISIPVMIKTIIKECGRFILPGEKEALLVILQERRTSSVKMNINHIGEAVLGEDEALRQLNRYIEDLKKPEIEHISVKISSLYSQIQPFAFEDSVAVIKDRLSILYRTAQENPFVESNGTGRPKFVNLDMEGSSDLEITVTAFMQALDEAGFESCQAGIALQSYLPQGFEIQQRLTKWARQRTANGGGPIKIRIVKGANLEMEKIESDISNWSLAPYDKKLDVDANFKRMLEFGMRPENITSVHLGIASHNLFELAFAYILSSQRLIGEYVVFEMLEGMAPHVMSAIQETIGKILMYAPVASKARFINAVAYLIRRLDENTAEENFLRYTCNLKTDSPEWSFLKQQFIDSCHWIHNPEMVSHRCQDRRDETSNEKKGTFFENEFVNEPDTDWSLPGNHEWAGSIKNKWRKFSGDEPLEIPITVGGIDIFENRQKVESIDPSSIRADLNEKVCVAVCALAGKEDIDSAAAIARADPDQWRNMSPDERHAILSRVAVNLRRSRGDLIGAAAANTGKIFSEADVEVSEAIDFAEYYPYSLKALAGLNNIECRGKGVGLVISPWNFPIAIPCGGITAALAAGNTVIFKPASAAIVPAWELCRCFWAAGVSKNVLQFLPCLGSAAGAKLVAHPEIDFIIFTGGTDTALQILRDRPEIYFAGETGGKNATIVTALSDRDQAIKNVIHSAFSNCGQKCSATSLLILEKEVYADKNFKKQLVDAAQSYATGSAWNFKNRMGPLIQPPAGKLKKGLTHLSKGEEWALQPENIHGNPNLWTPGIKWGVQPGSYVHFTEFFGPLLGVMRAKNLDNAVDITNQTGYGLTSGLESLDYEEQEYWKKRIKAGNLYINRGTTGAVVLRQPFGGMGKSALGAGIKAGGPNYVMQFMEIRDISPPLTGAVADDHPLLQLTRVWRQKLNRGGLKEYKTDLYKALSAVKSYRYAKEAEFSVEKDYFHLRGQDNLLRYLPLGKMTVRLHGKDSLFEILARIAAVKISGCSLIISIPEGLKNGSVEFLSGKDGKEFIGSPEILYQSDKDLIDMLPEVDGIRYAAPERVPLPLLKAAAGLGFYVSGTRVVMEGRIELLQYHKEQSICCNYHRYGNLGERGVNYDKK, from the coding sequence ATGGAAAATCTGGAAAATATAATAGCGGAATCAACGGAATTGGCAGCAAAATGGCAGCAACGCGCTGATCAAATTTTAAGCTCGAAAGAAAAGACTTATCAAAAAAGATTTCAGCGTCTTCTTAAGCATTCAATCGATAAGGTTGTTCTGACCAAAATAATTGATCAGTGTTTTAGATCCGTAAATACCGGCCGGGTTGCCGGCCGGATCAGAAGCCTGTTTCAAAGATACGGAATTCCGCATTTTTTTTTATGGCGTGAACGACTCTTAATAAGATTTTTTCTATTATTCGGCCGATTTTTTCACAGGATATCGATTCCGGTAATGATAAAGACGATCATAAAGGAATGCGGAAGATTTATTCTCCCTGGAGAAAAAGAAGCGCTGCTCGTTATTCTCCAGGAAAGAAGAACAAGCTCTGTAAAAATGAATATTAATCATATCGGAGAAGCGGTTCTGGGAGAGGACGAGGCCCTGCGCCAACTGAACCGGTATATTGAGGATTTGAAAAAACCGGAGATCGAGCATATTTCCGTAAAAATCTCATCTCTCTATTCCCAAATCCAACCGTTTGCATTTGAAGATAGTGTTGCCGTTATTAAGGATCGTTTGTCCATCCTTTACCGTACAGCCCAGGAGAATCCCTTTGTAGAAAGCAACGGCACCGGCCGGCCTAAATTTGTAAACCTGGATATGGAAGGATCTTCCGACCTGGAAATTACTGTCACGGCTTTTATGCAGGCCCTGGATGAAGCCGGGTTTGAGAGCTGCCAGGCCGGGATCGCCCTGCAGTCATATTTGCCCCAAGGCTTTGAGATTCAACAAAGGCTGACAAAATGGGCCAGGCAGAGGACGGCCAATGGCGGCGGCCCCATAAAGATCCGAATTGTCAAAGGCGCTAACCTGGAAATGGAAAAAATTGAATCGGATATCAGCAACTGGTCTCTGGCGCCTTATGATAAAAAACTCGATGTGGATGCCAATTTTAAAAGAATGCTGGAATTCGGAATGCGGCCTGAAAACATTACTTCGGTTCATTTAGGCATCGCATCTCACAATCTGTTTGAATTGGCTTTTGCATACATTCTTTCCAGCCAAAGGCTGATAGGCGAATATGTTGTCTTTGAAATGCTGGAAGGGATGGCCCCGCATGTGATGAGCGCAATCCAGGAGACCATCGGGAAGATCCTGATGTATGCTCCTGTGGCGTCTAAAGCGAGATTTATAAATGCGGTCGCCTACCTTATTCGCCGCCTTGATGAGAATACGGCGGAAGAGAATTTTTTGCGTTATACCTGCAACCTTAAAACCGATTCGCCGGAATGGTCATTTTTAAAGCAGCAGTTCATCGATTCATGCCACTGGATACATAATCCGGAAATGGTATCCCACAGGTGCCAGGACCGCAGAGATGAGACATCCAACGAAAAAAAAGGGACTTTTTTTGAAAATGAATTTGTAAATGAACCGGACACGGACTGGTCATTGCCCGGCAATCACGAGTGGGCCGGGTCCATAAAAAATAAATGGAGAAAATTTTCGGGTGATGAGCCCCTTGAAATTCCCATCACAGTCGGGGGCATAGATATTTTTGAAAACCGACAAAAGGTTGAATCCATTGATCCGTCCAGCATACGGGCGGATCTGAATGAAAAGGTTTGCGTGGCTGTCTGTGCACTGGCCGGAAAAGAGGATATAGACTCGGCCGCAGCAATTGCCAGGGCAGATCCTGACCAGTGGCGGAATATGAGTCCGGATGAACGGCATGCGATCCTTTCCCGGGTCGCCGTCAACCTGAGACGCTCCAGGGGTGATCTGATAGGCGCTGCAGCTGCAAATACAGGCAAGATTTTCAGTGAAGCCGATGTGGAGGTTTCCGAAGCCATAGATTTTGCTGAATATTATCCATATTCCCTGAAAGCCCTGGCAGGTTTAAATAATATAGAGTGTAGAGGAAAAGGCGTCGGCCTGGTCATCTCCCCCTGGAATTTTCCGATTGCGATTCCCTGCGGAGGCATAACAGCCGCCCTTGCCGCCGGTAATACCGTTATATTTAAACCGGCTTCTGCCGCCATAGTTCCGGCCTGGGAATTGTGCCGATGCTTCTGGGCGGCGGGAGTGTCCAAAAATGTGCTCCAATTTCTCCCATGCCTGGGATCGGCCGCAGGAGCAAAACTTGTTGCGCATCCGGAAATTGATTTTATAATTTTTACCGGTGGAACCGATACGGCTCTGCAAATACTGCGAGACCGGCCGGAAATATATTTTGCCGGTGAAACAGGCGGAAAAAATGCCACGATTGTTACAGCGCTGTCGGACAGGGATCAGGCTATAAAGAATGTGATTCATTCCGCCTTCAGCAACTGCGGACAGAAATGTTCCGCCACATCTCTGCTGATCCTTGAAAAAGAGGTTTATGCTGACAAAAATTTTAAAAAACAGCTTGTGGATGCCGCCCAAAGTTATGCAACCGGGTCGGCCTGGAATTTTAAAAACAGAATGGGGCCTTTGATTCAACCTCCCGCGGGTAAGCTGAAAAAGGGGCTTACCCATTTAAGTAAAGGTGAAGAGTGGGCACTGCAGCCTGAAAACATACATGGTAATCCTAATTTATGGACTCCCGGCATTAAATGGGGTGTTCAGCCGGGTAGCTACGTCCATTTTACTGAATTTTTCGGTCCCTTGCTGGGTGTTATGCGCGCGAAAAATCTGGATAATGCTGTTGATATTACGAATCAGACAGGTTATGGGTTAACCTCAGGGCTTGAAAGCCTGGATTATGAAGAACAGGAATACTGGAAAAAAAGAATAAAAGCAGGCAATCTCTATATCAACCGCGGCACAACCGGAGCAGTTGTGCTCCGGCAGCCCTTCGGCGGGATGGGCAAATCCGCCCTGGGCGCCGGAATCAAGGCCGGCGGCCCAAATTATGTTATGCAGTTTATGGAGATCAGAGATATCAGCCCACCATTAACCGGGGCAGTCGCTGATGATCATCCCTTATTGCAGTTGACAAGAGTCTGGCGCCAAAAGCTTAATCGGGGCGGGCTAAAAGAATATAAGACTGATCTTTATAAAGCATTAAGTGCTGTAAAGAGTTATCGCTATGCCAAAGAAGCTGAATTTTCTGTAGAAAAGGATTACTTTCACCTGAGAGGACAGGATAATCTGCTCCGCTACCTCCCCCTGGGAAAGATGACCGTGCGTTTGCATGGTAAGGACAGCCTTTTTGAAATATTGGCCCGTATTGCTGCTGTGAAGATTTCAGGATGCAGTCTCATTATCAGCATCCCGGAAGGATTAAAGAATGGTTCGGTTGAATTCCTTTCCGGCAAAGATGGAAAGGAGTTCATCGGCAGCCCTGAAATCCTCTATCAGAGCGATAAGGATCTGATCGACATGCTGCCCGAGGTGGATGGTATTCGTTACGCCGCGCCGGAACGGGTACCGCTTCCTCTCCTCAAGGCTGCCGCGGGCCTGGGGTTTTATGTTTCCGGAACAAGAGTAGTTATGGAAGGCCGGATCGAGCTTTTACAGTATCATAAGGAACAGAGCATTTGCTGTAATTATCATAGATACGGTAATCTTGGTGAACGAGGAGTAAATTATGACAAAAAATAA
- a CDS encoding metal-dependent transcriptional regulator yields the protein MLTEKQEEIMEAIWCAGEHRNYSVEAVRKNCVIDFTASELAVLEEMGLIVTNADKILFSSTGKQLAERIMRCHRLAEVLISTVLKLKNSAMEEVACKVEHCLEPELEESICTLLGHPEVCPDGKLIPRGRCCKKRLKVVNSVVMGLDKLKPREKGKISYIEPGSHSNLHQLISLGLHPGIVVSVHRTAPAVCIKFDNTELALDKEIAKNIFIWKIDSAIS from the coding sequence ATGCTAACTGAAAAACAAGAAGAGATCATGGAGGCAATCTGGTGCGCAGGGGAGCACCGAAATTACTCCGTCGAGGCTGTCCGGAAAAACTGTGTTATCGATTTTACTGCATCAGAACTGGCAGTCCTTGAAGAGATGGGCTTAATTGTTACCAATGCTGATAAAATCCTGTTTTCAAGTACGGGCAAACAACTGGCTGAAAGGATTATGCGATGTCACCGCCTGGCCGAAGTATTGATCTCTACTGTTCTAAAACTGAAAAATTCAGCAATGGAAGAAGTGGCGTGTAAAGTGGAACACTGTCTGGAGCCAGAGCTGGAAGAGTCAATCTGCACCCTGCTAGGGCATCCGGAAGTCTGTCCCGACGGCAAACTTATTCCAAGGGGACGCTGCTGCAAAAAAAGATTAAAAGTGGTCAATAGTGTAGTTATGGGGCTGGATAAGCTCAAGCCTAGAGAAAAAGGAAAAATTTCCTATATCGAGCCCGGCAGTCATTCCAATTTGCATCAATTGATCTCCCTGGGTCTGCATCCCGGAATTGTGGTTTCGGTTCATCGCACGGCCCCCGCCGTTTGCATAAAATTTGATAACACCGAATTGGCCCTGGACAAAGAAATCGCCAAAAACATATTTATATGGAAAATTGATTCGGCTATTTCATAA
- a CDS encoding KamA family radical SAM protein produces MTHNSQTISLAGAICCKKYSDWHDILSSSITTADVLAKYLPVKKQNIRKITEKFPMRINPYYLSLIKSVGDPVWKQSIPDMKEINLQLGMEDPLAEEAQSPVPNLIHRYPDRVLFMVSDQCAMYCRHCMRKRRVGTRFSVNDDTIKDGLAYIRWNRAIRDVLISGGDPLLLENEVLDNILLRLRAIDHVEIIRIHSRVPCTLPQRITRELAGILKKYIPLYINIQFNLYDEITPEATKACSILADAGLPLGCQSVLLRGVNDTPAAIKKLVHGLLKIRVKPYYIHNADFVEGTCHFRTSVKKGLKIMQELYGHTSGLAVPHYMIDLPEGGGKVPLVPKYIVGANNGNLLVKNYEGKTYKYPV; encoded by the coding sequence ATGACACACAATAGCCAAACCATCTCGTTAGCAGGAGCAATATGTTGCAAAAAGTATTCCGACTGGCATGATATTTTATCTTCCAGCATAACGACTGCTGATGTGCTGGCAAAATATTTGCCGGTAAAAAAACAAAATATTCGAAAAATAACCGAAAAATTCCCGATGCGTATAAACCCTTACTATTTATCTCTTATTAAGTCTGTGGGTGATCCTGTCTGGAAGCAGTCCATACCGGATATGAAGGAGATAAATCTCCAATTAGGAATGGAAGATCCCCTTGCTGAAGAAGCTCAATCTCCAGTTCCGAATCTGATTCACCGCTATCCTGACAGGGTCCTTTTTATGGTTTCGGACCAGTGTGCCATGTACTGCCGGCACTGCATGCGTAAAAGAAGAGTGGGGACCCGTTTTTCAGTAAATGATGATACCATAAAAGACGGTCTGGCCTATATCCGTTGGAACAGAGCGATACGCGATGTTTTAATTTCAGGCGGCGATCCTTTGCTGCTTGAAAATGAGGTGCTTGACAATATTTTGTTGCGACTACGCGCAATAGATCATGTTGAGATAATTAGAATTCATTCGAGGGTGCCATGTACTCTTCCCCAGAGAATAACCCGGGAGCTTGCCGGGATTTTAAAAAAATATATCCCTCTGTATATTAATATACAATTTAATCTTTATGATGAAATTACCCCTGAGGCAACAAAAGCCTGCTCAATTCTTGCGGATGCCGGCCTGCCCCTTGGATGCCAGTCAGTGCTGCTAAGGGGAGTAAATGACACACCGGCGGCGATAAAAAAGCTTGTGCATGGTCTGCTCAAGATCAGGGTAAAACCATATTATATTCATAATGCCGATTTTGTTGAGGGAACCTGTCATTTTCGTACATCCGTCAAGAAGGGTCTTAAAATTATGCAGGAACTTTATGGTCATACGTCCGGCCTTGCAGTGCCGCATTATATGATCGATTTGCCGGAGGGAGGGGGCAAAGTACCGCTTGTCCCAAAATATATCGTGGGAGCAAATAATGGTAATTTACTTGTAAAAAATTATGAGGGTAAAACCTATAAGTATCCTGTATAA
- a CDS encoding ferrous iron transporter B — protein sequence MNLAETDLNNQFRTKYAQPCIALIGSMKVGKSALFSQICDRETANLNIEESLIPVHSGQIRGTEKIAYDTPGIYSIFSGSDDERACRDILLPGYSENCITGIVLVADAKNMKRSIALTLQYAEYGLPMLLVVNMIDESASRGIEIDYDLLTEALGISVCTTVARDGIGIQKVLSRLKKMRVPKRLITYPDRTEEFLKILTKLLGLVEISPRIIGILLLTEDPAVEKFLSDRYGSGMLEQVKNLAEEYRREENLSLGIYFSNLYNSRAEKIVKQIQKINPPHGHPFFERVGDWCIRPSTGIPIAIIMLYLMYLFVGTFGATFMVDTINGTLFEGLLIPWTTKIVAPIPSAFIRDMLVDPDFGILPTGVFLALGLVLPVLFCFYIAFGILEDSGYLPRISILLDKLLQKMGLNGKGVIPLIMGFSCVTMAILTTRMLDTEKEKNIASFLLLLGMPCAPLLAVMFVVLGKMPVSASITVFGIIFIQILLAGFLANKILPGRRTPLLMEIPTMRLPKMAQVLKMAALKTYFFIKEAIPVFILASFVVFLFDRMGGLAVLERISEPIIGGFMGLPEKSVQVFIKTIIRRESGATEIEHLSAVYDNLQLVVNLLVMTFLSPCMNAIIVLFKERGGKAAVMMMVTVMVYAVLIGSLVSHFCRLLGISFT from the coding sequence GTGAATCTTGCAGAAACAGACCTGAATAACCAATTCCGGACAAAGTACGCCCAACCCTGCATCGCCTTGATCGGCAGTATGAAAGTAGGAAAAAGCGCTTTATTTTCCCAAATTTGCGATAGGGAAACTGCCAACCTGAATATAGAAGAGAGTCTGATTCCCGTTCACAGCGGTCAAATCAGGGGAACTGAAAAAATTGCCTATGACACACCGGGAATTTATTCAATATTTTCCGGCAGTGATGATGAACGTGCTTGCCGGGATATTCTTTTGCCGGGATATTCTGAAAATTGTATTACCGGGATCGTGCTGGTTGCAGATGCCAAAAACATGAAACGTTCCATTGCTCTGACTTTGCAATATGCTGAATACGGGTTGCCGATGCTGCTGGTAGTCAATATGATTGATGAGTCAGCTTCAAGGGGCATCGAGATCGATTATGACCTGCTGACCGAGGCACTGGGGATATCTGTGTGTACGACAGTTGCCCGGGACGGAATCGGGATTCAAAAAGTACTCTCCCGGCTAAAAAAAATGCGCGTCCCAAAGCGCCTGATTACTTATCCGGATCGGACAGAGGAGTTTTTAAAGATCCTCACCAAGTTGCTGGGGCTGGTTGAGATTTCTCCACGAATAATTGGTATTTTGCTCCTGACCGAAGATCCTGCAGTTGAAAAGTTTTTGTCCGACCGGTACGGCTCTGGTATGCTGGAACAAGTGAAGAATCTGGCCGAAGAGTACCGCCGCGAAGAGAATCTTTCTTTGGGCATCTATTTTTCCAACCTGTATAACTCAAGGGCGGAAAAAATCGTAAAGCAAATTCAGAAAATAAATCCGCCTCATGGCCATCCTTTTTTTGAAAGAGTGGGTGACTGGTGCATCCGGCCCTCGACCGGTATTCCGATAGCCATAATTATGTTATATTTGATGTATCTGTTTGTAGGGACCTTTGGGGCGACCTTCATGGTGGACACCATTAACGGGACTCTTTTTGAAGGGCTTTTGATTCCCTGGACAACCAAAATAGTTGCGCCGATTCCAAGCGCTTTTATCCGGGATATGCTGGTGGACCCGGATTTCGGCATTTTGCCCACCGGTGTTTTTCTGGCCCTAGGTTTAGTATTGCCGGTGCTGTTCTGTTTTTATATCGCCTTTGGAATCCTTGAAGATTCCGGCTATCTGCCGCGTATTTCAATTTTGCTGGATAAGCTGCTGCAGAAGATGGGGCTTAACGGTAAAGGCGTCATCCCTTTGATTATGGGGTTTTCCTGTGTTACCATGGCAATTTTAACCACCCGCATGCTTGATACGGAAAAGGAAAAAAATATTGCATCCTTTCTCCTGCTGCTCGGTATGCCCTGCGCCCCGCTGCTGGCCGTGATGTTTGTTGTGCTGGGAAAAATGCCGGTTTCAGCGTCTATCACTGTTTTTGGTATAATTTTTATCCAGATTCTGCTGGCAGGCTTTTTGGCCAATAAGATATTACCTGGCCGGCGTACGCCTCTCCTGATGGAGATACCAACAATGCGCTTGCCCAAAATGGCCCAGGTGCTGAAAATGGCTGCCCTAAAAACCTATTTTTTTATAAAAGAAGCGATCCCTGTCTTTATTTTAGCTTCTTTTGTGGTTTTTCTATTTGATAGAATGGGTGGGCTTGCTGTTCTGGAACGTATATCAGAGCCGATTATAGGCGGGTTTATGGGGCTGCCCGAAAAAAGCGTTCAGGTGTTTATTAAAACCATTATTCGACGCGAAAGCGGCGCCACCGAAATAGAACATTTAAGCGCCGTTTATGATAATCTACAGCTGGTGGTCAATTTGCTGGTTATGACCTTTCTTTCCCCCTGCATGAATGCTATTATTGTACTATTTAAAGAACGGGGGGGGAAAGCGGCGGTGATGATGATGGTAACCGTAATGGTTTATGCGGTTTTGATCGGGAGCCTGGTCAGCCACTTCTGTCGCTTGCTTGGAATAAGTTTTACGTAA
- a CDS encoding DNA-3-methyladenine glycosylase I has translation MKQRCKWPGYDPVYVKYHDTEWGVPVHDDRTLFEFLVLEGAQAGLSWITILKKRDNFAKAFAGFNPEIIAEYNQNKIEELMQNKSIIRNRLKIKSVVRNARLFLDIQKEFTSFNDYIWMFTGGKPKKNAWRHEDEIPGATEESSDMSRNLKKRGFKFVGPTICYAFMQATGMVNDHIVDCFRYNEIYRPSHK, from the coding sequence ATGAAGCAGCGATGTAAATGGCCGGGCTATGATCCGGTTTATGTAAAATATCATGACACGGAATGGGGCGTCCCGGTGCATGATGACCGAACCCTGTTTGAATTTCTTGTGCTTGAAGGCGCACAGGCCGGACTGAGCTGGATAACCATTCTGAAAAAAAGAGATAATTTTGCCAAGGCCTTCGCAGGATTCAACCCGGAAATAATAGCGGAATATAATCAGAATAAAATCGAAGAGCTTATGCAAAACAAATCTATTATCAGAAACCGTTTAAAAATAAAATCTGTTGTGCGTAATGCAAGATTATTTCTTGATATTCAAAAAGAATTCACCAGCTTCAACGATTATATCTGGATGTTTACAGGTGGAAAACCGAAAAAGAATGCATGGCGGCATGAGGATGAGATTCCCGGAGCAACAGAAGAATCCTCGGATATGAGCAGAAATTTAAAAAAAAGAGGGTTTAAATTTGTCGGTCCCACAATTTGCTATGCCTTTATGCAGGCTACCGGCATGGTAAATGATCATATAGTAGATTGCTTCAGATATAACGAGATCTATAGACCGTCACATAAATAA